The DNA sequence TGCCGGATGAAAAGATGGATTGCTCGCTATGGAAGTTACTGGAAGATGCTGTTTCAAACGGTCTCAAAAGCAAGGCACACCGATTGACCGTTCGGGACAGTAAAAAGTTGTATAATGCGCGTAGTGGATTAAAACCATTAGAAGATATTGTTCTTTCTTTTCTGTTATCTCAAGATGTAAAGATCACATCATTTTATCAATTGCTTGATGTTCTGTTGTGCTGCCACACCAAGATACTCAACAGTTATCCTTGGTATGCCGAGAAAGACTATCCGCTGCCATTGGCTACGAGTGTTTCTGCTGTTTTAAATTATACCCATTTGTTAAAATATGTTTTACAGAAGCAAAACATCCAATTTTGCTATACAGTTAGTCGTGTTGTAACGGTTAAAGAATTAAATGAACAGGTAGAGGTATCAGGGAATAAGGCTACAGTATTATTCAATAATTTTATAACACTCGTTACTGATCTGTGGAATCGTTGTGATGGCGCTATAAGATTAATTGCAGATAAGCAGGGTGGCAGGAATAGTTACCTTAGTCTCTTAAGAGATCGGTTGCCCGGAGTGGATATAACGGTCTTAAAAGAAGGTGTTAAAGTTTCAGCATATAAGATTTCATGTGCACGAAGGGAAATGGAGATATCTTTTGTGGAGAAAGGCGAAGATGCTTGCATGACGGTAGCCCTGGCATCCGTATTTAGCAAATACATGAGAGAGTTATTTATGTGGTTGGAGAATCAATATTGGCTTCAATTTATCCCTAATTTAAAGCCAACAGCAGGCTATTACGAAGATGCGCAGAGGTTTTTATCAGAGATAGCACCCATTAAGAAAAGAGAATTAATCCAGGATGATATCTTAATACGTATTAAATAGATATTTAAAGTTACAGAGTACACAGTGAAAGAATAAAAAAAGAATAAAAATAGTTGATCAAAGAGAGACGAAGAAGAAATAGAAAAAAGGTTAAGGGCTTTCTTTGTGTTCTTAGTGTCTTTGTGGCTAACTTAATGAATGAAAGGAGTTTTTTAAAGAAAATGGCTGTAAATGTGGCGATTGTAGGCGCAACAGGCGCTGTAGGCGAGGAATTTTTACGGATACTGGAAAGCAGAAAATTTCCTATACATGAATTGAGATTGCTGGCTTCGAAACGTTCTGCCAGCAAGAAGATGAAGTTTTGCGGGGTTGATTATACAGTACAGGAATTAACCAGGCAATCATTTCAGGGTATAAAGATCGCTCTGTTTAGCGCAGGGGCAAATATTAGCAGGGAATATGTACCCTATGCTATCGAGAGCGGTGCTATTTGTGTGGACAATTCCAGTGCCTTTAGAATGGATGATGATGTTCCCTTAGTGGTACCCGAGGTAAACCCTCAGGAAATTGCCAGGCATTATGGTGTAATTGCCAATCCTAACTGTTCTACAATTCAGATGGTAGTTGCTCTGAAACCGATCCATGATGTTGCCGGGATAAAGAGAATTGTTGTCTCAACATATCAGGCAGTATCTGGTGCAGGGCTGAAAGCAGTTGATGAGCTTCAAAAGGAGACTTCTAGTATCCTCGAGGGCAAGAGAGATTTTAAGAGAAGTTTATTTCCGCATCAGATTGCATTTAATGTTTTGCCTCAGATTCCCCAGAGTAACGCGTTTTTGTCCGATGGATATACGTCTGAGGAGATGAAGATGGTGAATGAGACGAAAAAGATTATGGGGGATAATAGCATTGGAGTGACCGCAACAACGGTACGCGTACCTGTTATTCGTAGCCATAGTGAGTCAGTTAACATAGAAACAAAGAAAAAGATTACTGCCCGGGAGGTAAAAGATCTTCTGCTAAAAGCGCCGGGTGTTACTGTTGTAGATGATCCGGGCAACCAGCTATATCCTCTGGCTACAGATGCGGCTGGGAAGGATGATGTGTTTGTGGGGCGTATCCGTGAAGACAAATCCATTGAGAATGGGATTAACTTATGGATTGTGAGCGATAATCTCCGAAAAGGAGCTGCCCTCAATGCCGTCCAGATTGCCGAAAAGTTATTATAGGGAAGAAAATTTAATTTACCACAGAGGACGCAAAGAAAGGCAATTTTATTCTTTATTAGATGTAGGGCAAGGCTTTAGCCTTGCTTCCCCGCCTGAATATGCGCACGAGGATAGCAATCCTAAAGGATTGCCCTACAGGATAAAAATTCCTGTACTATAAATTTGTCTGTTTTCTCTGCATCCTCTGCGGGTAAATTATTTCTCTGTTGTTAACGGGCTGATACCATTGCATCTCTTAGTACTTGTATGGTGTGCACACAGGTAATTTCAGAACCTCGTGAGGCAAGAAGATCCTCGATCTGCATTCGGCATCCAGGACATCCCGTTGCTACTGCTTTTGCACCGCTTTTTTCTATGGTTCTTGCCTTATGTTCACCAATCTTCATAGAGAGGTCATAATGCAGTATATTAAATATTCCACCACCGCCGCAGCATCGTTCCGGGGTTTCCATTTCCTGAAACTGGGCCGAACGTCTCAAGATATCCCTTGGCTGCTTTGAGATATTTTGTCCCCAATGGAGATGGCATGGATCGTGGTATGAGATTTTTGTCGTTAATGGCTGTAGTTCATACGTAAAATATTTTTCAATAAACTCGGATATATCATAGAGTTTTTCTCTAAATTTTTGAGAACGATTGCCTAAGATATGATGGTAATCCCTTTTCAGTGCCCTTCCGCAAGTGGCGCAAGCAGTAATAATAAAATCAACCTGGGCTTCTTCAAATACCCTTACGTTTGTTTCCGCTAATTTCCGTGCTGTTTTTACATCTCCCAGCGACCGTGCGGGAATACCGCAGCATAGCTGTTTGGGGGGAATAATTACCTCAACATCGAGATGGTGTAATACCTCGACCACCGCATCAGCAATGTCGGTATAAACATAGTTGATAAGGCATCCCACATAAAAACCCACTCGCATTTTAGGATTATGCATCTTTTTTGTAGTACGGTATTTGTCTAATACAAATTCTTTTGCCAGAGGCGGAATCCATCTTCCATCCATAAACATTAGCGGTAGATGCCTCATGGTGCCATGCCGTTTTAAGGGAACAATCCGTTGAAAAGCGCTGGCTGATTTTAAAAGAAGATTAAAGAGCCATCTTCGGGGAAGAAAGATCTGTAATATTATTCGTGGTATAAGCCATATCCCGATATGATTTGCCAGGTCATCAGTCATCGTCTGTATAATAAAATCATAATCGACACCCGAAGGGCAGATGCTGGAGCATCGGAGACATTTCTTACAGGAGAGAAGATAATCTCTCAACTGTTTCGTGTAAAATATCTCGCCATCGCGTAATGCTTCTGCAAGGCTAATGCGACCTCGCGCTACCATGGACTCGTTACCTGTTTCGATAAAAACAGGGCAGATTGAGCGACACTTACCACATTTAGCACACTTGTTAATTTCTGTTTCCCGTGTTTTCGTAACCATAATTTTTATTTTACAATACCTTATTCTTTAATCATGTACTTCATTCTGTTGTTTTCCTTAAATCTTGGAAAATATCTATTTAATATAACATAAATTTACTATAATTTAAATAAACTAATCCACTACTGTTGCAGTATTTGTATAGCGGATAAATAGTAGTATTGTATATATACATTATCTTTAAACTTATCTTAGACTTTTATGGTCTATCTACCAGGGCATGATTTTATATGCCCCTGCGTACTTACTTTATGGAATATGATGTATGTCAAAAATAAAAATTCTTCCCTCATCTGTTATTAATAAAATTGCTGCGGGTGAGGTGATTGACCGCCCGGCGTCTGTAGTAAAGGAATTGATTGAAAACGCTATTGATGCCGGAGCATCGAGAATTGATACATATTTAGAAGATGGGGGCAGAAAACTGATACGTGTCTCAGATGATGGTATCGGGATGGGTACTGAAGACCTTGCGATTGCCTTTCAAAGCCATGCTACCAGTAAACTGCATAGTGCAGATGATTTATTTTCAATTCATTCCCTGGGTTTTCGGGGAGAAGCGCTGCCGAGTATTGGAGCCATTTCACATGCGTGTATTATTTCCAGGGAGAAAGGGACTATACACGGAGCGGAAATAAGAATCGATGGCGGGGTTCTTGGGCAAATTAAGGAGCGGGGTGCGCCTGAAGGTACACAAGTTGAGGTAAGGGATCTGTTTTTTAATACTCCTGTACGGAAAAAATTCATGAAGACTGCACCTACGGAAATAGCGTATATTTCCGAAGTATTAACGAGATTTTCTCTCTCCTATCCGAAGATTCATTTTACCCTTATGCATAACAACAGGATGGTGTTCAATCTTCCACCTGTTCATGACATAGCTGAACGTATTGGGATGTTCTTTGGTGAGGAAATAAGAAAACACCTTATCAGTGTATTTCTCAGAGAAGAAATGTGTGCCCTTTCAGGATATATAGTGCCTCCTTTTTTTAATAAAGCGAATGCAAGGATGCAATTCATATTTTTGAATGGCCGCTATATCAAGGATAGCGCTATCTTTCGGGCTATTCATGAGGCCTATCACGGAAAATTAATGCATAAAAGGTATCCGATTGTTTTCTTGTTTCTTCAGGTGGAGCCATCCGAGGTGGACGTGAATGTTCACCCGACAAAAATTGAGGTGCGTTTCCGGAATACGAACGTAATGTATAATTACATCCTTTCAGCATTAAAAGAAGGTTTAAATAAATCAACAACTCAACCTGCTACGATACTATCTCCTATACAAGAGCTGGAAAGGGAATCGATAAAGACAAAGGGGGTAGACCTTATAAGAAAGTCTTTATGGGAACAATTCTCTTTTAAAAGGGCAGATGAGCTTTCCACGGGATATGGATTAACAAAGAGGCATGAACATACCTCTCCTCTTTGCGAAGGCGCAAACAGGGACGATGAAAAATCTGCTTTGAGACCTCTATCGAAGATAAATAATGATATTCAAACGAGCAGAGAAACAGATAAAGAAGAAAAGATAAGAATTCCGGAAGGCATTATGAGAAGCGGGAGAGTATATCTCCAAATTCATAATTCCTACATCGTAGAAGAGACAGAAGATGGGTTGAATATTATAGATCAACATGCCCTGCACGAGATAATCTTGTACCATGAAATAGAATCGAGTATACGCGCTTCCAGGTCTTTCAGTCAACGCTTACTAATACCCGAACTTGTCGAGCTGAATCCAAAAGATTTTTTTAGTGTTATCAGTTTGAGAGAATATCTGGAATCGATAGGAATTGAGGCTGAGGAATTTGGTCAGCATACGGTTGTGATCCGTTCCTTTCCACAAATTCTGAAGCATTTAAATGCCAAAGCATTTATAGAAGAGATATTAGCCGAATTGAGTGAGGAAGATTTCCTGAAAGGAAAAGATAAGATTTTAAGCAAGTTAATCAGCGTTATGGCATGCAAAGGCGCTATCAAGGCAGGTCAAAGGCTTGAACCACAAGAGATAGAAGAACTCCTGGAAAAGAAAAGAAGTATACATGCATACATACATAACTGTCCACACGGCAGACCAACGGCTTTAAATTTTTCTCTGGATGAGCTACAAAGACAATTCAAAAGAAAATAGCAATAATAAAATATCGTAAAACTGATTTTAAACTATCCTATGTTTTTTTATAGTGAGAGTTTAAGCATATTTAAAGGGTCAAGAAATCACTTGACTTTTATTTTTACGAGTGATAAGATTTTTATATAATTCATTGTGGCAATTTGTATTACGGTAAAATAAGACATCTCTTTGGTGTAGAGTACATGTTTGAATTAATGGTTGAAACAGATTTTTCTGCAGCGCATAACCTGCGGGAATACAAAGGGCAATGTGAGAGGCTTCACGGTCATAATTGGAAAGTTCAGGTTGTTTTAAAGGCTGAAAATTTGAACAAGTTAGGTATGGTTATGGATTTTCGGGAAGTGAAAACTCTTCTTGGAGAGATCATAAATACTTTTGATCACGCTTACTTGAACGAACTTCCTGCTTTCAAGGTTTTAAACCCAACAACGGAAAATCTTTCTCAATTACTCTATAATGAGTTAAAGAGTAAACTGCCCGCCGGAGTGATGGTTGGCAGAGTAACAACCTGGGAATCTGACCGTTGTGGGGCTGTATATTTTGAATGAGTTCTTTTACAATATAATATAAGGGTAGGCAATGGCGGTAATATTACAAGTGGCCCT is a window from the Candidatus Jettenia sp. genome containing:
- a CDS encoding (Fe-S)-binding protein, which gives rise to MVTKTRETEINKCAKCGKCRSICPVFIETGNESMVARGRISLAEALRDGEIFYTKQLRDYLLSCKKCLRCSSICPSGVDYDFIIQTMTDDLANHIGIWLIPRIILQIFLPRRWLFNLLLKSASAFQRIVPLKRHGTMRHLPLMFMDGRWIPPLAKEFVLDKYRTTKKMHNPKMRVGFYVGCLINYVYTDIADAVVEVLHHLDVEVIIPPKQLCCGIPARSLGDVKTARKLAETNVRVFEEAQVDFIITACATCGRALKRDYHHILGNRSQKFREKLYDISEFIEKYFTYELQPLTTKISYHDPCHLHWGQNISKQPRDILRRSAQFQEMETPERCCGGGGIFNILHYDLSMKIGEHKARTIEKSGAKAVATGCPGCRMQIEDLLASRGSEITCVHTIQVLRDAMVSAR
- the queD gene encoding 6-carboxytetrahydropterin synthase QueD; this translates as MFELMVETDFSAAHNLREYKGQCERLHGHNWKVQVVLKAENLNKLGMVMDFREVKTLLGEIINTFDHAYLNELPAFKVLNPTTENLSQLLYNELKSKLPAGVMVGRVTTWESDRCGAVYFE
- a CDS encoding aspartate-semialdehyde dehydrogenase, with amino-acid sequence MAVNVAIVGATGAVGEEFLRILESRKFPIHELRLLASKRSASKKMKFCGVDYTVQELTRQSFQGIKIALFSAGANISREYVPYAIESGAICVDNSSAFRMDDDVPLVVPEVNPQEIARHYGVIANPNCSTIQMVVALKPIHDVAGIKRIVVSTYQAVSGAGLKAVDELQKETSSILEGKRDFKRSLFPHQIAFNVLPQIPQSNAFLSDGYTSEEMKMVNETKKIMGDNSIGVTATTVRVPVIRSHSESVNIETKKKITAREVKDLLLKAPGVTVVDDPGNQLYPLATDAAGKDDVFVGRIREDKSIENGINLWIVSDNLRKGAALNAVQIAEKLL
- the mutL gene encoding DNA mismatch repair endonuclease MutL encodes the protein MSKIKILPSSVINKIAAGEVIDRPASVVKELIENAIDAGASRIDTYLEDGGRKLIRVSDDGIGMGTEDLAIAFQSHATSKLHSADDLFSIHSLGFRGEALPSIGAISHACIISREKGTIHGAEIRIDGGVLGQIKERGAPEGTQVEVRDLFFNTPVRKKFMKTAPTEIAYISEVLTRFSLSYPKIHFTLMHNNRMVFNLPPVHDIAERIGMFFGEEIRKHLISVFLREEMCALSGYIVPPFFNKANARMQFIFLNGRYIKDSAIFRAIHEAYHGKLMHKRYPIVFLFLQVEPSEVDVNVHPTKIEVRFRNTNVMYNYILSALKEGLNKSTTQPATILSPIQELERESIKTKGVDLIRKSLWEQFSFKRADELSTGYGLTKRHEHTSPLCEGANRDDEKSALRPLSKINNDIQTSRETDKEEKIRIPEGIMRSGRVYLQIHNSYIVEETEDGLNIIDQHALHEIILYHEIESSIRASRSFSQRLLIPELVELNPKDFFSVISLREYLESIGIEAEEFGQHTVVIRSFPQILKHLNAKAFIEEILAELSEEDFLKGKDKILSKLISVMACKGAIKAGQRLEPQEIEELLEKKRSIHAYIHNCPHGRPTALNFSLDELQRQFKRK